CCGTACGTATTTAAATTTAAAAATTATCGCCCAATCACAGGTCGTGCAGATCACATGTACCAAAACATTACTCTGTTACCACTAGCATCATTAACGGGTCAAATTACGCATATTAGTATTATTATTTATGATGTCTCCGATATTGCAATCAACAAATTACAACTCAAAGCAGTCAACGAGCAACTAGAACAACTTAGCCAAACCGATGGATTGACTCAGCTTCATAATCGTCGCTATTGGCAACAATGTATGGAACGCGAGTTTGAGCGTAATGCTCGCTATCATGATGAAGCTTCTTTGGTGATGATAGATATCGATCACTTTAAACAAATAAACGATAAATACGGACATCCAGCTGGTGACAAAGTCATTCAACATATTGCCCACCTATTGAAACAATCTTTACGCGAAACCGATTGTGCAGGCCGTTATGGCGGTGAAGAGTTTGCAGTGGTATTGGCTAAAACCAATGCTGCTGATGCACTAGGCTTTACTGAGCGTTTACGCAAACGAATTGAAGAGTCTGAAGTGACTTTTGATAATCGCATCATTAAAGTCACGGTGAGTCTAGGGATAAATGATATTGCTAATAGTGGGGAGAACAGCTCGAGCTGGTTATCAGGGGCAGATAAAGCCCTATATCAAGCTAAAGAAGGTGGTAGAAATCAAAGCGTATTGTTTAACCCCTCAATGCCCGATCTGTAGGCAAACTAAACACTAAACCCAATAAAAAACCACTCAGCTTTATAGAAGTTTGAGTGGTTTTTTAATGAGCTAATCGCAAAAATTAATGCATTTGAGCATCATCTTCATCGTACTCTTCGTCATCTTCATCAACGTCGCCAACAAAGTAAGTACCCCAACCATCGTAATCAACTTTTTGCTTAACAGCTAAAGCCAGTAACTGCTCACAGGCCTTATCAAGTAAAGTTATTTCTAATTTGTGGTATGCAATCGCATCAAAACAAAAAATAACCGAACCATCTTCAAGCTCCATCTCTTCTGCGTCATTAACTTCAAAGCCTAACTTAAAAGCATCAACTGCAGCTTTTTCTAAGCGATCAAAGTTAGTGCTAGAAAAGTGATGCTCAATGGTATATTCCGCATCAGGATCAGAACCATCAGCAACGAGGGCTTCTACAATATCGCGATTTTCGGCAAACTGCTCTTTTAACTGACGATCGATAGACATGGACAACTCCGTAAAACTCAAATTGAAAAGAGGTAATCTTTCATTAATCCGACAATTATACGTTATCTTGCGCAACAGGTTTAACCATTAATTGCGCGGCCTCTTGATTTAATTCAGCCAAACGAGCAGACATGACATTATGCACCTTTGCCGCAAATGCCTTCACATCAGATTTTTCCAGGCCTTGAGTAGCGATAGGAGCCATCATTTCAACAATAACCACGCCATTGTCCCACTTATTTAATTTAATATGGTTTTGGCAGGTAGCCAACACAGGTACTACAGGCACTTGTGCGGCAATAGCCGTATGGAATGCCCCTACTTTAAACGGTAATAAACCGCGACCGCGAGAACGAGTTCCTTCAGGAAAAATCCACACTGATAGCAACTTTTGCTGCATTTTTTTAACGGTTTTAGCCATGGTATCAAAAGCACTAGAGCGATTTTTACGGTCAATTAATATATTGCCCGATAACCAATAAATTTGGCCAAATAGTGGCATCCAAGCCAAACTTTTTTTACCTAAACTCACAGTCGCTTTGGGTACAGCTGAGGTTTGTGTGAATAAATCGAAATTATTTTGATGATTGCCTAAATAGATATTTTGCTGCTTAACCACATCAGGTTGTACATGACGGGTGATCACTTTAATGCCCAAAATAGGTGACACTGAAGCAAATACTTTAGCTAACACATGCACGTTATCACGGTGCATAGGACGAAGAATGCATAAAAATATTGCAAAAACAAAAGCTAGCAACAACATTATGGCAAGAATTAACGAACGGACAATTAGCAGCACAACATACTCCTGCAGATGAATTGCCGACAGTATAACGATCGCTGTAAGCTGACTCAATAAATTTTGCATACAAGTGTACGCTGAAAAGGCGTAGTGATAAGTTTATTTCCACTACGCCACAAAGTTAAATCTGATGAAAGCTAGGATGACTCGACTGATTGATTTGACTTAGCGATAACAGCTCTAAATAACAAACCGCTCACCGCTAATGTGGCAACAATGGCTGCACCACTAGGTAAATCATAACTAGCAGACAACCATAAGCCACTGACATAACCAATAATACCCACAGTATATGCTAAAACCAGTTTGGCTTTACCCAAGTACTTATTTAGCGCTAAAGCGGGTAAAATAAGGGTACTAAATACCAAATAAACCCCGACAAGTTCGACTGACAAGGTAATCACAATCGCAAAAATAAAGTAAAAACCCGCACCATCAAGCAGCCTTGGTTTAAGCGTAATAGCCGCCAGAATTAGTGCTGAAACTATCGCAGGCAATACCAGTTGCGACCAACTAACCCACAATATTTGCCCTGACATCAACTGCTTTAATAACTCAGCACCATGAGGGTCATTGGCTAAAAGCAACATTGCCCCCACAGCGCTTAACACATAAAAACAACCAATAAAGGCTTCAAGCTCATCTTCAAATTTGCGTGCCAGCCAAGCAATAATGCCAGCACCCAATAACGCAAATAACGCTGGCATCCAGACGTGTGAAAACGGCAACTGCTCGATATCATGATCAATATGCGACACAATAGCCCTAAGGCCGCGACTTGAGCAATGGCTAAATCAATAAAGATAATGCCACGCTTTAACACTTGTTGCCCTAGTACCACATGGGTAGATAACACTAATAAACCCGCCACAAAAGCGGGAATTAGAATGGAGACGAGCTCGCCATTAAACATAAGTTAATTAGCCTCATTTAATAGTGCTAACACACTATCATAGAGGCTGATCAAATCAGTACTCTGCTCGTTACCGCCAACAGACATTGGTAAAACTAGCACGGGTAAATCAGCACGCTCGCCTAACCACTTCGCCCCTCTTTCGTCATGATAAGAAGCCACCACAATTGCCATAACATCACCTTTTTCAGCTCGAGCCAATAGCGTTGCTAAATGGCTGCTGGTAGGTGCTAAACCCGGCTTTGGTTCTAAATCAGCTACTTGTTCAATTCCTGTCCAGTTATACAAGTAACGAAAACTGGAATGGTAGCCAATCACCTTTTTGCCTTTTAATGGTTTAGCTAGCGCTTGCCATTGAGGTATTTTAGCTTGCCACTGCTCGCTAAAATCAGTGAAAGCCATTTCATACTGGTTTTTATTTTGCGGGTCTAATTGGATTAATTTTTCCGATAGACCTTTGGCAACCTCAAGCATTTTTATTGGGTCAAAATGTAAATGGGGATTACCTTTGCTGTGTACATCCCCATTGACCTATCAACATTGTCAAGTTGATCTAAAGTTTCAGTATGTTCAGCAGCATAAAATAGTCCTTCATCTGTTGAACGAACCTTGCTATTTGATGCTTTCATTTGCAGCATTGGCAGCCAACCAATCTCTAAATCAGCACCTGCACAAACCACCAAATCGGCTTGACGCATTTTAGCAATCAAACTTGGGCGAGCTTGCACTTGATGCGGATCTTGCATTGCTGTTGTTGCTGAATAAACATCAGCATCTGGTGCTAATGTTTTGACTAATGAGGCATACTCTGGCTCACAGGCAAACACGTTTAACTCGGCATGGGCCGCAGTTGAGCAAACTAATACTGCAAATCCTGCGGCTGCCTTTATCAGTTTAGAATTGATGCGCACCGTGAGCTCCTAATGCCATTACATATTGTAGAGTGATGATGTTGTCATCTTCGAAACCATCAAAGTTAGTTCCTTTCTGGTTAGTATACTGTAAACGAACAGTAGAGAAATGACTGTGATGCCACGCAAGACTCAATTCAGTTTCTTTGAGGTTTTGTTTATCTAAGTGACCATCATGAGCTTCATAAGTATCAACTTCGCCATAACGTATGCCGGCAGACCAATGAGGTGTAAATTGATAAACACCACTGACATACCAACCTTCATGATAATCATCACTCTTTTCAGTGCTCAAAATATCGTGGTCGTGTTCTTCAAATGAGAAAATATCAGTAACACGGAAATATTCACCACTTAATGTTAAATGTTGATATTTGTAATTACCATCTGGAGCCCACTTGTATACAAAGTCAGCAATATAGGTATTTTCACCGGTGAAAACGGCATTATGGCTATGACCGCGGTGTTCTTCCTCTGCTTCAGTATGTAGGTCATCATGCTCTTCTTCAATGAAGCCCATCCCATTCTCGTTACGTAAATAACTTAAACCTACTTGCCAAGAGCTAGATGCACCAATATCACCACCTAACTTGGTAAAGGCCGAATAGACACCAATTGTTTTGTAATCACGCTCAGCATGCTCTTCTTCTAAACTATGTTCATCATGCTCTTCACTCACCTCAGCAGCGCGCATCTTCTTCCCTTTAAATACCTCTACGCCCATGGTCCAAAATAATTCTGTTGGTGCAACATAGGTTAAGCGAACACCATCATCAAAGTAATGGCCCCCATAAAGGCACGGTAAGCACCTGGACGATCAACAAAGGCATCCGAATGTGGGTGTTGGTTGTTCAAGTAACCTACATCAGATAAAAAACGACCCGCACGAACATCAAAACCTGCACCCATTCCCATTGTTTGAATAAAGGCCTCTTCTAACTCGAGCTCTGTTTCATCATCATGAACAGCAAAAATAGCGGTCATTTTGCCATAAAACATATCATCAATATTAGCACTAATAGCTAACTCAGTTTCCCCAAGTCCAAAACCTTCACTGCGACCACCTAGGCCTCTATCACCGTTTTGATAATAACCATCAAGCACTGCACTAATATTTGGATTAGTTAAACTTGAATCTTGAGCGAATACAGAAGCTGAAACCATTGCACAGCCAACAGAAACTAATGATAAAGGTGTTTTTAAAACAGACATACGATCTCCCAATCGCCCCAACGTAATTGGTTACGTTAAAGCCATAAATTCACACTCACATAGTCAATTAACCATGTGAAAAATATATTTTTAAAATTTTGATATTATGGATTTATGAATAAACAGGAGGCGCGCGGCTATGGTACTGAGTGGTAGTAGTCGTTAAAACGGATAGGAATAGGACTATAACAATATGGAAATGTTGTTTTTGAACCTCAAGCTCAAAGGAACTTGAATGAACAACTTTGTTGAGCTGGTACTTATGAAAACACAAGGTACAGTGGTGATTATTAACACCATGATCGTGATCTTCAACGCTGTGCTTTGACGCAACAAAAGCCAACACCAACAAAATGGCACTTAGCCAAATTGCGATATTTTGCTTAAACTTTGCGTTAAATCTCACAAACAGTTCCTTCAAAATCATTGTTAAATCGGAAAGTAATTTTAAGAGAGCATAATATAATTGCAACCTTTAGATTGTTACAAATCACTTTATCTAATCATAATGTGCTGTCATAGCCAGTTAGAACATAGCACAAGATAAATTAAGATAAACTTAAGCTGCCCTCTTTACTATGAACATTCATTATTTTGTTGCAAAACATAGGAACTCATCATGACAAAATTCTTACGTGAAAACTTTGGCCTTATCATCACCATGGCCATTATTGGCATCGTCGTTCTTGGTGGTATTTACTGGGTAGAAGCGTCTTTAGAAGGCCAAGTTCAAGTTATTGACTAGTCATTAGTCGCATCATTTTTTTCAGGTGCCTCGATCAATAACAAGTGATCCATAATATGTGTTACCCCAACTAATATAAGTGACAAAATAATGATTGGGGTAACAATATGATTTACATCACCCATCATATATCCTGCTATTCCGGCACCAACTGCAGTATAAAATCCAACAATTTTACCTGTAGTCAATAATCTATTTCTTCCAAGCCAAGCATTACAGTGCGGACATTGAATTTGAGCCGACAGACCTTTACCTCGATTGTGAACCACATGAGTAATGGAAAAATTCTTATGGCATAAAGCACACTGAAGTTGCATGAAAAATCCTCGAGATTATGACTTTAAAAGCAGCTAATACTGCTTGTCTTGGCGGGCTGATCTTTCGCGGATCAATCTTGTTCGAGCCCTAATTAATGTGAAAGATGTTGGTGGTGAATTGATTTATCATTGCTACCACAAACGTTGGGCGAGATTATAGCAACTAGATTGGTAATATCGGCCAGTTCAAAATAAAAATTTAAATATAACTGCTAAAACTCATATAACTCGTTCTTCTATAAGCCTGTTTGAACTACAATTATGTAAATTTTTTTGCTAACTTTCACAGGATTGACATTATGCTAAGACATTTAGCGCTAATTGGGCTTCTCAGCTTAAGCGTTTTCCCCTCAATGACATCATGGGCAGATACCGCAGCAGTCGAAGAGGTAACAACCTACCGCGTTGATACTGATACCCAGCAACAAATTGCCAAACTGCAAACCTTAATTCAAAGCGATATTCAAATATTGCCACAAACTAAGGGAGAAATTAGGGCGATTACCGAATATCGCATTAAAAATAAAACCCTTGAATTAAGAAGCTTAATTAACAACCTTACCAATGCCCCACAAGTTGATCGTGCTTTTTTGATTCCTTTAATTAATCAGCAATTAGATTTTCTGCAAAACGTCAGTATTTACTTAGATAAAGATATTACTACACTTCGAAATCAGCTTGATGGCACTAGCCTTGATGATACGCTTTTATTAAAAATTTCTGGTCGAGAATTTGAAAGAGACCATTACCTAAAAGCTGAATTACAAACCTTAAATTGGGCTGAATCACTATCGTTAGATGTTGGAGAGGCTAAAACAAGATTTACAGAAAATGTCATCCAACGCGCTGACCGATTTGAAAGCCTAGTGTCTTACACTCAAACCGAACTCAAAAAAGCTGTTGATGAAGCGGCACAAGCGGGAGCTGATATTTCAGCAGAGCAAAAAACACGAGTTATTAATTTAAAAGAACGTCTGGATCAAAACAGCACCAGTTTATCCACAGCAGCAGATTTACTTGATGCGTTAGGTAAGGATACTGCAAAGATCAAACAAACCTTATTTAGTGTCTCTGGTGACATTACCCAAGATGTACTCAACTTTAATGTTGCCTCTAACCTAATAGAAGAATGGCTAACCATTGCCAAGCATCAAGCTCTTGATAATGGCCCAAGCGTTACCTTTAAAGTTATAGTGTTCTGTTTGATCTTATTTTTAGCAAGCCTAATTGGTCGAATCGTAACCCAAGTAGTTTCTAAAGCAGTTAGCGCCTCTAAGCTTAACTTTAGCAAATTGTTACAGGACTTCTTTATATCGCTGTCGCATAAAGCGGTTTTTGCTATTGGCTTATTGGTGGCGCTATCGCAACTTGGATTTGAACTCGGCCCATTATTGGCTGGCTTTGGTATCGCTGGTGTGATTATTGGTTTTGCTTTACAAGATACGTTATCTAACTTTGCCTCTGGGATGATGATTTTAGTTTATCGGCCGTATGATGTTGGCGATTTAATTAATGCCGCTGGAGTAACTGGCCGAGTAAGCCATATGAGCTTGGTTTCGACAACCATAAAAACACTTGATAACCAGAGACTCATCATTCCAAACAATAAAATTTGGGGTGACACCATTAACAACATTACTGCCGAGCATCAACGTCGAGTCGATATGGTATTTGGCATCAGC
This Shewanella aestuarii DNA region includes the following protein-coding sequences:
- a CDS encoding sensor domain-containing diguanylate cyclase; this translates as MSNDQSAMNELHWLIDMVQTIEVGLVVLDSSYNIQLWNGFMENHSGVSPNSIKGQNLFERFPELPAKWLKQKMESVFLLKNRTFISWEQRPYVFKFKNYRPITGRADHMYQNITLLPLASLTGQITHISIIIYDVSDIAINKLQLKAVNEQLEQLSQTDGLTQLHNRRYWQQCMEREFERNARYHDEASLVMIDIDHFKQINDKYGHPAGDKVIQHIAHLLKQSLRETDCAGRYGGEEFAVVLAKTNAADALGFTERLRKRIEESEVTFDNRIIKVTVSLGINDIANSGENSSSWLSGADKALYQAKEGGRNQSVLFNPSMPDL
- the rraB gene encoding ribonuclease E inhibitor RraB, which encodes MSIDRQLKEQFAENRDIVEALVADGSDPDAEYTIEHHFSSTNFDRLEKAAVDAFKLGFEVNDAEEMELEDGSVIFCFDAIAYHKLEITLLDKACEQLLALAVKQKVDYDGWGTYFVGDVDEDDEEYDEDDAQMH
- a CDS encoding 1-acylglycerol-3-phosphate O-acyltransferase — encoded protein: MLLIVRSLILAIMLLLAFVFAIFLCILRPMHRDNVHVLAKVFASVSPILGIKVITRHVQPDVVKQQNIYLGNHQNNFDLFTQTSAVPKATVSLGKKSLAWMPLFGQIYWLSGNILIDRKNRSSAFDTMAKTVKKMQQKLLSVWIFPEGTRSRGRGLLPFKVGAFHTAIAAQVPVVPVLATCQNHIKLNKWDNGVVIVEMMAPIATQGLEKSDVKAFAAKVHNVMSARLAELNQEAAQLMVKPVAQDNV
- a CDS encoding mechanosensitive ion channel family protein, with the translated sequence MLRHLALIGLLSLSVFPSMTSWADTAAVEEVTTYRVDTDTQQQIAKLQTLIQSDIQILPQTKGEIRAITEYRIKNKTLELRSLINNLTNAPQVDRAFLIPLINQQLDFLQNVSIYLDKDITTLRNQLDGTSLDDTLLLKISGREFERDHYLKAELQTLNWAESLSLDVGEAKTRFTENVIQRADRFESLVSYTQTELKKAVDEAAQAGADISAEQKTRVINLKERLDQNSTSLSTAADLLDALGKDTAKIKQTLFSVSGDITQDVLNFNVASNLIEEWLTIAKHQALDNGPSVTFKVIVFCLILFLASLIGRIVTQVVSKAVSASKLNFSKLLQDFFISLSHKAVFAIGLLVALSQLGFELGPLLAGFGIAGVIIGFALQDTLSNFASGMMILVYRPYDVGDLINAAGVTGRVSHMSLVSTTIKTLDNQRLIIPNNKIWGDTINNITAEHQRRVDMVFGISYSDNIEHAETILKDIVAKHPKVQSEPEPIVKLHTLGDSSVDFVVRPWVNPNDYWDVYWDVTREVKMRFDAEGISIPFPQRDVHIYQK